A part of Lujinxingia sediminis genomic DNA contains:
- a CDS encoding helix-turn-helix domain-containing protein → MSRDSVTSSTPINPDRTADRLRLDALNLLKDRVDADAAVYFDAREVEGHLYVGTSLIVGAPKLREPMMEMRDEPMPSLLESVIRAPAAEERTQFITARQRRDLHFVGADGELLSMGNWPKRLGASDWLGLVVYSGARFVGWIGLWRLAGRGTFAPTAVHHANPLVPTLEDMLIRAHRAELEAETRSTIYLLMSPEGDVLHASPSAQSWYHDEYREELYKLTLQPGETPRYFAGMSAQVTPMHALGSERAYLITLQPANYPRIAPELVLTPTQIEVARMATSGATVDEIARMLDRSPHTVKTHLKHIYRRLDISTRVELVEVMGTVPPHQIVDF, encoded by the coding sequence ATGTCTCGCGATTCCGTTACATCATCGACCCCCATTAACCCCGATCGCACCGCCGATCGCCTGCGCCTGGATGCGCTCAATCTGCTGAAAGATCGCGTCGATGCCGACGCCGCCGTCTACTTCGACGCCCGCGAAGTCGAGGGCCACCTCTATGTGGGCACAAGCCTGATCGTCGGTGCGCCCAAGCTGCGCGAACCGATGATGGAGATGCGCGATGAGCCGATGCCCTCGCTGCTCGAGTCCGTGATTCGCGCGCCGGCAGCCGAGGAACGCACCCAGTTCATCACCGCCCGCCAGCGCCGCGACCTGCACTTTGTCGGTGCCGATGGCGAACTTCTGAGCATGGGCAACTGGCCCAAACGCCTGGGCGCATCGGACTGGCTCGGCCTCGTCGTCTACTCCGGCGCCCGTTTTGTAGGCTGGATCGGCCTGTGGCGTCTGGCCGGCCGGGGCACCTTCGCGCCCACGGCGGTCCACCACGCCAACCCTCTGGTGCCCACGCTGGAAGATATGCTCATCCGCGCCCATCGCGCCGAGCTGGAAGCCGAGACACGCTCCACGATCTACCTGCTGATGAGCCCCGAAGGCGACGTCCTCCACGCCAGCCCCTCGGCCCAGTCCTGGTACCACGACGAGTACCGCGAAGAGCTCTACAAGCTCACGCTTCAGCCCGGGGAGACGCCGCGTTACTTTGCCGGTATGAGCGCACAGGTCACCCCGATGCACGCTCTGGGAAGCGAACGCGCCTACCTCATCACGCTCCAGCCGGCCAACTACCCGCGTATCGCCCCCGAGCTGGTGCTCACCCCCACCCAGATCGAGGTTGCGCGTATGGCCACAAGCGGGGCGACCGTCGATGAGATCGCCCGCATGCTCGACCGCAGCCCGCACACCGTCAAAACCCACCTCAAGCATATCTACCGTCGCCTCGATATCTCCACACGCGTGGAGCTCGTCGAGGTCATGGGCACCGTTCCCCCCCATCAGATCGTCGACTTCTAA
- a CDS encoding Glu/Leu/Phe/Val dehydrogenase dimerization domain-containing protein, producing the protein MSDRVEVLLIEDNPVHVRLIENLLKRGLELNFEVRIAERVDQGLALFEEKPADVILLDLMLPDSEGFETFLKVKGRVEPTPIVILTGLDDMQLAVRAVESGAQDYLVKSQLNGELLSRSVRYALERARARAGEWKSPMLRLAHQQFLKAAQRMNLDDNLRQRLLFPQRSQVVTLPFRRDNYGQVETVFGYRVQHVLTMGPTKGGVRYHHDVNLGEVTALAMWMTWKCALMHLPFGGAKGGVRVRPDTLSRQELQRLTRRYTSEIIEMIGPEKDIPAPDLGTNEQTMAWMMDTYSEQAGHAVPTVVTGKPVVLGGSRGRKEATGRGVVYVIEEAARQRGWRLDEKTAVVQGYGNVGSHAARYLDELGVRVVGVSDHTGGVFDSKGVDLERLDAHVAEVGTLEGYAQGDRLSNAELLELKCDVLVPAAVENQITASNAGKLQCELVAEGANGPTSTEADEILTERGITVLPDLLANAGGVTVSYFEWVQGIQNTMWTMSEVNERLRRLLQDAYRRVVAQSEELNVDLRSAALIAGVDRVARAKLMRGLYP; encoded by the coding sequence ATGAGCGATCGTGTGGAGGTGCTCTTAATCGAAGACAACCCGGTGCATGTGCGCCTGATCGAGAACCTGCTCAAGCGGGGGCTGGAGCTGAACTTTGAGGTGCGCATCGCCGAGCGGGTCGATCAGGGGCTGGCGCTCTTTGAAGAGAAGCCGGCCGATGTGATCTTGCTCGATTTGATGCTGCCAGACAGCGAAGGTTTCGAGACCTTTCTGAAGGTGAAGGGGCGAGTTGAGCCCACGCCGATTGTGATCCTGACCGGGCTCGATGACATGCAGCTGGCGGTGCGGGCGGTGGAGTCAGGGGCGCAGGATTATCTGGTCAAGAGTCAGCTCAATGGCGAGCTCTTAAGCCGCTCGGTGCGCTATGCGCTGGAGCGCGCCCGGGCCAGGGCCGGGGAGTGGAAGTCGCCGATGCTGCGCCTTGCCCACCAGCAATTTTTGAAGGCGGCACAGCGGATGAATCTCGACGATAACCTGCGTCAGAGGTTGCTTTTTCCTCAGCGTTCTCAGGTGGTTACGCTTCCCTTTCGCCGCGACAATTACGGGCAGGTGGAGACGGTTTTTGGCTACCGGGTGCAGCATGTGCTCACGATGGGGCCGACCAAGGGCGGGGTGCGCTATCACCACGATGTGAACCTGGGTGAGGTGACCGCGCTGGCGATGTGGATGACCTGGAAGTGCGCTCTGATGCATCTTCCCTTTGGCGGTGCCAAGGGCGGGGTCAGGGTGAGGCCGGATACCCTCTCGCGCCAGGAGCTGCAGCGGCTGACGCGGCGCTACACCTCGGAGATCATCGAAATGATCGGGCCGGAGAAAGACATTCCGGCGCCGGATCTGGGGACCAACGAGCAGACGATGGCCTGGATGATGGACACCTACTCCGAGCAGGCCGGCCATGCCGTGCCGACTGTGGTCACCGGTAAACCGGTGGTGCTGGGGGGCTCACGCGGACGCAAGGAGGCGACCGGCCGCGGGGTGGTCTATGTGATCGAGGAGGCCGCACGTCAGCGGGGCTGGCGCCTCGATGAGAAGACCGCGGTGGTGCAGGGCTACGGCAACGTGGGTAGCCACGCGGCCCGCTACCTCGATGAGCTTGGCGTGCGGGTGGTCGGGGTCAGCGATCATACCGGCGGGGTGTTTGATTCGAAGGGCGTCGACCTGGAGAGGCTCGATGCCCATGTGGCCGAGGTAGGTACCCTGGAGGGCTATGCGCAGGGCGATCGCCTCAGCAACGCCGAGCTGCTTGAGTTGAAGTGCGATGTGCTGGTGCCGGCGGCGGTGGAAAACCAGATCACGGCGTCCAACGCCGGCAAGCTCCAATGCGAGCTTGTGGCCGAGGGGGCCAACGGACCCACCAGCACCGAGGCCGATGAGATTTTGACCGAGCGGGGGATCACCGTGCTCCCCGACCTGCTGGCCAACGCCGGCGGGGTGACCGTCTCCTACTTCGAGTGGGTGCAGGGCATTCAAAACACGATGTGGACGATGTCCGAGGTCAATGAGCGACTACGCCGACTGCTGCAGGATGCCTACCGCCGGGTGGTGGCGCAGTCCGAAGAGCTCAACGTCGATCTGCGCAGTGCTGCGCTCATCGCCGGTGTCGATCGGGTGGCGCGGGCCAAGTTGATGAGGGGGCTTTACCCGTGA
- a CDS encoding response regulator encodes MNAILEATPDKPSEDPPRSRWRRPGRWLMLLVAVVGVLASAAGWWWLTVKERDYVRSQFQRDARFYADSVETQLSEKQLNMRALLAFFRSSEEVTHDEFVSFGKTYLEGREQIVLVAWVPYIAQGERAAFEQRLSKELGQHVVIKELSEGNSLRPSGERPEYAPTRYMWRQQLPAEFGFDWFEIGRVARVMRHVRQRGGTEVAGPFRLPGSDDSGLLYGFVAAVVPEDTSQTEDGDGWLIGLLRMDEVIEEAMSIRPRTNLVMELIDEEEQRGDAQVLAWSVSEEEVRFDVPMNEDEAIWRGQSAADLGLVYERHLALPGPQWTIRARPTREYIVGKTDPGATVFLMSGLLVTLLSVLYVNTSLGRTERVERLVDERTASLREHREKLRTIAIEMARARQEAVEATRAKSSFLANMSHEIRTPMNGVIGMAELLTETELNSKQREYLTLLDRSARGLLALLNDILDFSKIEAGQLELDRREFRLTDTVAETLQVLATRAEKKGLELVYTASPEVPFAVIGDPDRLRQVLINLVGNAIKFTERGQIEVRVDCESCRDHQVTVHFAVRDTGVGIPKKEQKRIFEAFRQADSSSRREHEGTGLGLSISTQLVDLMGGQIELESEEGVGTEVRFSLRLELSQEHREEGEAKLLGRRVLVVDDNQVNRRLFRALLASWKVQAEVVDDVKAARERIAGSKEDFDALILDVVMPRESGLVLAREGLVLVREVLERVGHTPAVIVVSSAVAFSEAAAEEEVGQICARLSKPVKPTDLYEALVGCLLEGQKASEVTVAQSEARDGEGLCVLLVEDSEVNQKVARGLLARGNHRVELARDGQEAIDAFERDPQRFDLILMDIQMPRVDGFEATRQIRALEAESPAERTVPIVALTAHAMKGDRERMLREGMDDYLAKPLQPDELMRVIEKWRPVEGERPDEGTAGETQEHEEVDMREAKHDQRKEQSAQTPESQEASREAEGVRSGLWDPEIAAGSTGGDEDLLQELAELFVEESSDWLRELQAALGQRNAREVRRLAHTIKGSALVFGARKVGQLAEQLEMMGKDDALEQAPPRYEQLVAATAEFNAALRSELLDDADINHEETSSQNGSATSPGARADDALGAGDESDDEDDDRYPDVTPTPPR; translated from the coding sequence GTGAACGCGATCCTCGAAGCGACGCCTGATAAGCCGAGCGAAGATCCGCCCCGTTCACGTTGGCGACGGCCGGGGCGCTGGCTGATGCTCCTTGTGGCGGTCGTCGGCGTACTGGCCAGCGCGGCCGGGTGGTGGTGGCTGACGGTCAAAGAGCGCGACTATGTGCGGAGCCAGTTTCAGCGCGACGCGCGCTTCTACGCCGACAGCGTGGAGACTCAGCTCTCGGAGAAGCAACTCAATATGCGGGCGTTGTTGGCCTTCTTTCGTAGCTCTGAGGAGGTCACCCATGATGAGTTTGTCTCGTTTGGCAAAACGTATCTTGAAGGACGGGAGCAGATCGTCCTGGTGGCCTGGGTGCCTTATATCGCGCAGGGCGAGCGTGCTGCGTTTGAGCAACGCCTCAGTAAAGAGCTTGGTCAGCACGTGGTCATCAAGGAGCTTTCGGAGGGAAACAGCCTTCGTCCGTCTGGCGAGCGACCCGAGTACGCGCCAACGCGCTATATGTGGCGGCAGCAGCTCCCCGCGGAGTTCGGATTCGACTGGTTTGAGATCGGTCGCGTGGCCCGCGTGATGCGTCACGTTCGGCAACGAGGGGGGACCGAGGTTGCCGGCCCCTTTCGGCTGCCGGGAAGCGACGATTCCGGGCTTCTCTACGGGTTTGTGGCGGCGGTCGTCCCCGAAGACACCAGCCAGACCGAAGATGGAGACGGCTGGTTGATCGGACTTCTACGCATGGACGAGGTGATCGAAGAGGCGATGTCGATACGGCCCCGGACCAACCTCGTGATGGAGCTGATCGATGAAGAGGAGCAGCGCGGCGATGCGCAGGTTCTGGCCTGGTCGGTCAGCGAAGAGGAGGTTCGTTTCGATGTGCCCATGAACGAAGATGAGGCGATCTGGAGAGGGCAGAGCGCAGCCGACCTCGGGTTGGTCTATGAACGTCATCTGGCCCTTCCCGGTCCGCAATGGACGATCCGGGCGCGGCCCACCCGCGAGTATATTGTCGGCAAGACCGATCCGGGCGCGACGGTCTTTCTGATGAGCGGGCTGCTGGTCACCCTGCTCAGCGTGCTCTACGTCAACACCTCCCTGGGGCGTACCGAGCGGGTGGAGCGCCTGGTCGATGAGCGCACCGCCTCACTCCGAGAGCACCGCGAGAAGTTGCGCACCATTGCCATTGAAATGGCCCGCGCTCGTCAGGAGGCCGTGGAAGCCACGCGCGCGAAAAGCAGCTTTTTGGCCAATATGAGCCACGAGATCCGCACGCCGATGAACGGTGTTATCGGCATGGCCGAGTTGCTCACGGAGACCGAGCTAAACTCCAAACAGCGCGAGTACCTCACCCTTCTCGACCGCTCGGCGCGCGGACTTCTGGCCCTGCTTAACGACATCCTCGACTTCTCCAAAATCGAGGCGGGCCAGCTGGAGTTGGACCGCCGCGAGTTCCGACTCACCGACACCGTCGCCGAGACCCTCCAGGTGCTTGCCACGCGTGCTGAGAAGAAAGGCCTGGAGCTTGTGTACACGGCCAGCCCGGAGGTTCCTTTTGCGGTCATTGGCGATCCTGATCGCCTGCGCCAGGTGCTCATCAACCTGGTGGGCAACGCCATCAAGTTCACCGAAAGAGGGCAGATCGAAGTTCGTGTCGACTGTGAGTCGTGCCGCGATCATCAGGTCACCGTGCACTTCGCGGTGCGCGACACCGGGGTGGGCATCCCCAAAAAGGAGCAGAAGCGCATCTTTGAGGCCTTTCGCCAGGCCGACTCCTCTTCGCGTCGTGAGCATGAGGGGACCGGCCTGGGCTTGAGTATCTCCACGCAGCTCGTCGATTTGATGGGCGGTCAGATTGAGCTGGAGAGCGAGGAGGGGGTCGGGACGGAGGTTCGCTTTTCGCTGCGCCTGGAACTCAGCCAGGAACATCGCGAGGAGGGTGAGGCGAAGCTGCTGGGGCGTCGGGTGCTGGTGGTCGATGATAACCAGGTCAACCGGCGACTCTTTCGGGCGCTGCTGGCAAGCTGGAAGGTTCAGGCCGAGGTGGTCGACGATGTGAAGGCGGCCCGAGAGCGTATCGCGGGATCTAAGGAAGATTTTGACGCGCTTATCCTCGATGTGGTGATGCCCCGGGAGTCCGGGCTGGTGCTGGCACGTGAGGGGCTGGTTCTGGTGCGTGAGGTGCTGGAGAGGGTCGGGCATACCCCGGCGGTGATTGTGGTGTCGTCGGCTGTCGCGTTCTCCGAGGCGGCCGCCGAGGAGGAGGTCGGCCAGATCTGCGCCAGGCTCTCCAAACCGGTCAAGCCCACCGATCTCTATGAGGCTCTGGTCGGCTGTTTGCTCGAAGGCCAGAAGGCCAGCGAGGTCACCGTGGCTCAGAGCGAGGCCCGCGACGGCGAGGGCCTCTGTGTGCTGCTGGTTGAGGATAGCGAGGTTAACCAGAAGGTCGCCCGCGGGCTGCTCGCCAGGGGAAACCATCGGGTGGAGCTGGCCCGCGACGGTCAGGAGGCCATCGATGCCTTTGAGCGGGACCCGCAGCGCTTCGACCTGATCCTGATGGACATTCAGATGCCGCGGGTCGATGGCTTTGAAGCCACACGCCAGATTCGCGCGCTGGAAGCCGAGTCTCCCGCTGAGCGCACCGTTCCGATCGTCGCCCTGACCGCCCACGCGATGAAGGGAGACCGCGAACGCATGCTGCGCGAGGGCATGGATGATTACCTGGCCAAACCTCTGCAACCCGACGAGCTGATGCGCGTCATCGAGAAGTGGCGGCCCGTTGAGGGAGAACGCCCGGACGAAGGGACCGCCGGTGAGACTCAAGAACACGAGGAGGTCGATATGCGTGAAGCAAAACACGATCAACGCAAGGAACAATCAGCGCAAACACCCGAGTCCCAGGAGGCGTCCCGGGAAGCGGAAGGCGTACGAAGCGGGCTCTGGGATCCGGAGATTGCCGCCGGCTCCACCGGTGGCGACGAAGACCTGCTCCAGGAACTCGCCGAGCTCTTTGTGGAGGAGTCCTCCGACTGGTTGCGAGAGCTGCAGGCAGCGCTGGGCCAGCGTAACGCCCGGGAGGTTCGCCGCCTGGCGCACACCATCAAAGGCAGCGCCCTGGTCTTCGGGGCCCGCAAGGTCGGGCAACTCGCCGAGCAGCTTGAGATGATGGGGAAAGATGACGCGCTGGAGCAGGCGCCGCCCCGTTACGAGCAGCTCGTGGCGGCGACCGCCGAGTTCAACGCCGCGCTCCGGTCGGAGCTTCTCGACGACGCCGACATCAACCACGAAGAGACCTCCTCCCAGAACGGCTCTGCCACCTCGCCGGGCGCCCGGGCCGATGACGCTTTGGGCGCCGGCGATGAGTCCGACGATGAGGACGACGATCGTTACCCGGACGTCACGCCGACGCCCCCACGATAA
- a CDS encoding FG-GAP repeat protein — protein MARWFGWRLLLVGVAWVWSLACSDDVAPSQCTGEGCVSCDEDTPCDEDFYCDSEGRCQEKLCEPGESQCIGGDSVRVCDANGAGFSETTACASGLCTIGRCLCTEEAGCADGERCMAGRCICQSATYCDGTCCGDDEVCGEVDGAPACVPACAGEYCGERNEICCEGDAPVCGPRGECAPSCEGQGELCGDTFEICCPRGDVCVFGECRTPGASCDFFSECDFGEYCDPALGRCMPDDFPDDLVCELEYDFDDFEPDVLWRWEGVEIGERLYANVMMTPMVADVTGDGLPNTVFTAYRPGATTSAVLVVLDGQSGETIYTNSTHGLAFGAQIALGDVDGDGRNEIAVTASGRVSMIDDLQSCPDPALDENGCYLWRQSDAVINQGSPLLYDVDGDGAVEVIAALRVLDGATGAVLVGRSGGYVYPTLIDVDGDGQLEILGSGCLWRPNLDAGTMDEVWCNTEQIPTGPDMYSAMGDVVGGERAGLPEFVITGNGNVYVVAAESGELLRQSSLPGGGNGGGPIVADFDGDGSGEFGIAGSGCYTVFDNDCVGSVDEDQPGCTRPEIAPCTRGEDCFEVEACPALAASGGTGDGVLWSVYIQDLSSSRTGSSVFDFQGDGRNEVVYNDECLLMVFDGSTGSPQFRFPNTTRTSSEYPIIVDVNGDSRTNIVVAGNNDQFSRDCRDSINARADRYPECHPEGGGSRPAWCDAGTAGVVALQDPEDRWVRTRSVWNHFSYHIENVGDNGEIVSSPEMPWTTHNTFRANRQGEVPLNAPDVAVTRAVADVRGCPPEITFSVTVENLGRSAVPSGLPVAIYNGAGTRHLQVETIDRVISPGGTAQLVFGYEAQESEFNRSLDFLIVANDDGSGEAPVRDCNPENASALIEDVVCTIVQ, from the coding sequence ATGGCGCGATGGTTTGGGTGGCGACTCCTGCTGGTAGGCGTGGCGTGGGTATGGAGTCTGGCTTGCTCCGATGATGTAGCCCCGAGCCAGTGCACCGGCGAGGGGTGCGTGAGCTGCGATGAGGACACCCCCTGTGACGAGGACTTTTACTGCGACAGCGAGGGGCGCTGTCAGGAGAAGCTCTGTGAGCCGGGGGAGTCGCAATGCATCGGCGGTGATTCGGTGCGGGTCTGCGACGCCAACGGTGCCGGCTTCTCGGAGACGACCGCCTGCGCGAGTGGACTCTGCACGATCGGCCGCTGCCTCTGCACCGAGGAGGCCGGTTGCGCCGATGGCGAGCGTTGCATGGCCGGGCGCTGCATCTGTCAGAGCGCGACGTACTGCGACGGAACCTGCTGCGGCGACGATGAAGTCTGCGGTGAGGTTGATGGCGCGCCGGCCTGTGTGCCGGCCTGCGCTGGTGAGTACTGCGGTGAGCGCAACGAGATCTGCTGCGAGGGTGACGCTCCGGTATGCGGTCCCCGCGGGGAGTGCGCGCCGAGCTGTGAGGGGCAGGGCGAGCTCTGCGGCGACACATTTGAGATCTGCTGCCCCCGGGGCGATGTCTGCGTCTTTGGGGAGTGCCGCACCCCCGGCGCCAGCTGCGACTTCTTCTCAGAGTGTGACTTTGGCGAGTACTGCGACCCGGCGCTCGGCCGCTGCATGCCCGACGACTTCCCCGACGATCTGGTCTGTGAGCTCGAGTACGACTTCGACGACTTTGAGCCCGACGTGCTCTGGCGCTGGGAGGGCGTTGAGATTGGCGAGCGTCTTTATGCCAACGTCATGATGACGCCGATGGTCGCCGATGTGACCGGCGACGGCCTGCCCAACACCGTGTTCACAGCCTACCGCCCGGGCGCCACGACCTCGGCGGTGCTGGTGGTGCTCGACGGGCAATCGGGTGAGACGATTTACACCAACAGCACCCATGGCCTGGCGTTTGGTGCGCAGATCGCTCTGGGCGATGTCGACGGCGACGGCCGCAATGAAATCGCAGTCACCGCATCCGGCCGCGTCTCGATGATCGATGACCTGCAGAGCTGCCCCGATCCTGCTCTCGATGAGAATGGCTGTTACCTCTGGCGTCAGTCCGATGCGGTCATCAATCAAGGTTCGCCGCTGCTTTATGACGTTGACGGGGATGGCGCGGTGGAGGTCATCGCTGCACTGCGAGTGCTCGACGGTGCCACCGGTGCCGTGCTGGTTGGCCGCAGCGGCGGCTACGTCTACCCCACCCTCATCGATGTTGATGGCGACGGGCAGCTGGAGATTCTGGGCTCGGGGTGTCTGTGGCGCCCCAACCTCGACGCCGGCACCATGGATGAGGTCTGGTGTAACACCGAGCAGATTCCCACCGGTCCGGATATGTACTCGGCGATGGGCGATGTCGTGGGTGGGGAGCGCGCCGGCCTGCCCGAGTTTGTGATCACCGGCAACGGCAACGTCTACGTGGTCGCCGCCGAGTCCGGTGAGCTTCTGCGTCAGTCGTCGCTTCCGGGTGGCGGCAACGGCGGAGGCCCGATTGTGGCCGACTTCGACGGGGACGGCTCCGGGGAGTTCGGCATCGCCGGCAGCGGTTGCTACACCGTCTTCGACAACGACTGCGTGGGCTCGGTCGATGAAGACCAGCCCGGCTGCACGCGGCCCGAGATCGCGCCCTGCACCCGCGGCGAAGATTGTTTTGAGGTGGAAGCCTGCCCGGCGCTTGCTGCCAGCGGCGGGACCGGCGACGGGGTGTTGTGGAGCGTCTACATCCAGGATCTCTCATCAAGCCGCACCGGAAGTTCGGTCTTTGACTTCCAGGGCGACGGTCGCAATGAGGTCGTCTACAACGATGAATGCCTGCTGATGGTCTTCGATGGCAGCACCGGAAGCCCGCAATTCCGTTTTCCCAACACCACCCGTACCTCCAGCGAGTACCCGATCATCGTGGATGTGAACGGCGACAGCCGCACCAACATTGTGGTCGCGGGCAACAACGATCAGTTCAGCCGCGATTGCCGCGACTCCATCAACGCCCGCGCCGATCGCTACCCGGAATGCCACCCCGAGGGCGGAGGCTCACGCCCGGCCTGGTGCGACGCGGGCACCGCCGGGGTGGTGGCGCTTCAGGATCCCGAAGATCGTTGGGTGCGCACCCGATCGGTGTGGAACCATTTTTCCTATCATATTGAAAATGTTGGGGATAATGGCGAGATTGTCTCCTCGCCCGAGATGCCCTGGACGACGCATAACACCTTCCGGGCCAACCGCCAGGGGGAGGTTCCGCTCAACGCGCCGGACGTGGCGGTGACCCGCGCGGTGGCCGACGTGCGGGGCTGCCCGCCGGAGATCACCTTCTCGGTGACGGTGGAGAACCTTGGCCGCAGCGCGGTTCCCTCGGGCCTGCCCGTGGCCATCTACAACGGCGCGGGCACTCGCCACCTTCAGGTTGAGACCATCGATCGGGTGATCTCTCCGGGGGGGACCGCGCAGCTCGTCTTTGGCTATGAGGCGCAGGAATCGGAGTTCAACCGCAGCCTGGACTTCCTCATTGTGGCCAACGATGACGGAAGCGGGGAGGCGCCGGTGCGCGATTGCAACCCCGAAAACGCCAGCGCGCTTATTGAAGACGTCGTCTGCACGATTGTGCAATAA
- a CDS encoding DUF2505 domain-containing protein has translation MKFTMTHPFDCPADLLWDIFDDPEFDRRLEEATGVRREVLESATEGAVETKRLRCVSLKEMPAMMAKALGTESFEFEQTNALDRQKGELTWKVKPAVLADRIDAQGVTRVSPTGAGCVRTIEGEIAIRIPLVGKKMEGKLTENIKSSYEEAARIAREMVKERGLANA, from the coding sequence ATGAAGTTTACGATGACCCACCCTTTTGACTGCCCCGCTGACCTGCTCTGGGATATTTTTGACGATCCGGAGTTTGACCGCCGCCTCGAAGAGGCCACCGGCGTGCGTCGGGAAGTGCTGGAGAGCGCCACCGAGGGCGCTGTTGAGACGAAGCGCCTGCGCTGCGTCTCGCTCAAAGAGATGCCCGCGATGATGGCAAAAGCGCTGGGCACCGAGAGCTTTGAGTTTGAGCAGACCAACGCCCTCGATCGTCAGAAGGGCGAGCTGACGTGGAAGGTCAAGCCGGCGGTGCTTGCCGATCGCATTGATGCGCAGGGGGTGACCCGGGTCAGCCCGACCGGGGCCGGCTGCGTGCGAACCATTGAGGGGGAAATCGCCATTCGCATTCCCCTGGTCGGTAAGAAGATGGAGGGCAAGCTCACCGAGAACATCAAGTCCTCGTATGAGGAGGCCGCCCGCATCGCGCGCGAGATGGTCAAGGAGCGCGGGCTGGCCAACGCCTGA
- a CDS encoding DUF362 domain-containing protein — translation MDRRNFLKHLAGLSALAASGAWLGCATPTTAASRRLPLQVGASTESPTLARTPVALIAATDRRQATEEALALLDITLRGKRVFVQPTLHSAQPPPYSTHTHILATLARHARSRECTDLVVATRHPHHSTAALFRAKQLPTMARELGFDLLALDELPSHQWRHVRPEHSAWEQGFALPRQVMDADVYLQLTTALSEAEPPHLRMALHGARGLLGVRIPGSEHNLDEELTGCDDPIPRQLELVEARTPDLILLDAIDVAASESSGERCGVFVAGLDPLAVDAVGLALLRRYQPAKATAEHAIFEHPLLQAAASRGSLIASAREIEFLTDKASAPLAEELRARLGV, via the coding sequence ATGGATCGCCGTAACTTCCTGAAGCACCTCGCAGGTCTGAGCGCACTGGCGGCGAGCGGTGCCTGGCTCGGTTGCGCGACCCCGACAACCGCGGCGAGCCGTCGCCTTCCCCTGCAGGTGGGCGCGAGCACCGAGAGCCCGACACTCGCTCGCACGCCTGTGGCGCTGATTGCGGCGACCGATCGTCGCCAGGCCACCGAAGAAGCGCTGGCACTTCTCGACATCACGCTCCGGGGCAAACGCGTCTTCGTGCAGCCCACGCTGCATAGCGCGCAGCCTCCCCCTTACTCCACCCACACGCATATCCTGGCGACGCTGGCGCGCCATGCACGCTCCCGGGAGTGCACCGATCTTGTGGTGGCAACCCGTCACCCGCACCACTCCACCGCGGCACTCTTTCGGGCCAAACAGCTGCCGACGATGGCCCGGGAACTCGGCTTCGATCTCCTGGCGCTCGATGAGCTCCCCTCGCATCAATGGCGCCATGTGCGTCCCGAGCATTCTGCCTGGGAGCAGGGCTTTGCGCTGCCCCGTCAGGTCATGGATGCCGATGTTTACCTTCAGCTCACCACCGCACTGTCCGAAGCTGAACCACCGCATCTTCGCATGGCACTTCACGGCGCACGGGGGTTGCTGGGCGTCCGCATTCCCGGCTCCGAGCATAACCTGGATGAGGAGCTTACCGGTTGCGACGATCCTATCCCGCGTCAACTGGAGCTGGTCGAGGCGCGCACCCCGGACCTGATCCTCCTGGATGCCATCGACGTCGCCGCATCGGAATCTTCGGGTGAGCGGTGTGGCGTCTTCGTGGCCGGCCTCGACCCGCTGGCGGTCGATGCGGTGGGGCTGGCGCTCTTGCGTCGCTACCAGCCTGCAAAGGCCACAGCCGAGCATGCGATCTTCGAGCATCCACTACTTCAAGCGGCCGCCTCGCGCGGCTCACTGATCGCCTCGGCACGCGAGATCGAGTTTCTCACCGACAAGGCCAGCGCTCCGCTGGCCGAGGAACTACGCGCGCGGCTCGGAGTCTGA